One Exiguobacterium sp. BMC-KP genomic window, GCTTCATGATTCCAAATGGAATGATGACAACATTATTTTCGTTCATTGGGACGATTTTAAGTGTTTTTAGCATCTGGACTATTTATAAATACCTCTCATCACGCACTTAATGGATGGTACCAAAAATTTATGAGTGAAGTAGCATGAGGCATACATAATCTTGAAAAGTGTTCAAAACAAACGTTATTACACAACGAACTAACTATGTATTCCTTTGGAGGAAATGAAAAATGTGGATCATTCTTGGATTAATGGCAATTGGATTTACCGCACTGAACATCATCTTCTATCTGATTGGTAAGGAGTTTTGTTTCCTGATGGTGCTCGGACTGAGTTTTACGGCATTGACACTTTGCGCAGAATACCGCCTCGTCGCAGAATTCGTGGCACGGGAGGATTGGGCAGCGCTACAAGACGTCGTACCGGGAATAGAGCGGGCGCTGTGGGTGTTGACGTTCATCTCGATCGGATTGAATGTATTGCCGCTACTGTTAGACTACCGAAAAAATCGATCGCGTTGACGAATCGAAGAGGAGCTGAATCACGATGAGCTATACCTTTTCACCGCTGACGCAACGACAGGCGGAACAGATTGCTTACGAGTGGCAGTATGATGGTCCGTTTGCATTCTATGATATGCCGAACGACGAGGACGACTTAGCCGAATTTCTCAACCCAGAGGAGCGGACCGAGCATTACTTCGCTGTATTGAATAAGGAAGAATTGATTGGCTACTATGTATTCGAACCAAACGCAGAAGTTGTTGACGTTGGGCTTGGCATGCGACCGGACTTGACGGGGCAAGGGAATGGAATGGCATTTTTAGATGCCGGTCTTGCGTTTGTAATGGATCATTATGCACCAAAACAAATCGAATTAGCCGTCGCGACCTTCAACGAGCGGGCGATTCGTTTGTACACGAAAAGTGGCTTCGAGCCAGTCGAACGATTCCAACAGGCGACGAACGGCGGAAGTTATGAATTTATGAAGATGCGTCTACAACCAATCTACACGACGAAACCTTTTCCTGGATCATTAAGTAGATAAAAGAAAAGGAGATGATGTCATGGCACGATGCAAGAATTGTCAGTACAAGTTCAAAACTAAAGAACTACTTGCCGTCAGTGTTACGATACATGGGAAAGGCAAACCATGTCCGAACTGTGGCGTGAAACAATACATGTCCCGGAAGTCACAATTTTACCTATCACTCGGGAATATCAGTCTCTTGTTTGTCCTGTTCTTGCCTTTTCTGATTCGATTGAGCGACCGGGAAGAATCCATGCGGTAAGCTGTCGGTTACCTTCAATTTCACGAAACTTTTTCCTGGATCAACCAGTAGATATGGAAGAAGGAGATGATCAGATGGTGCGTTGTACGAATTGCCAATACAAGTTCAAAACAAAAGAAGTGCTTGCTGTCGGATTTTCGAAACATGGTAAAGCCTGTCCGAACTGCGGCGTGAAGCAATACATTTCGAAAGACTCACAACATTACTTATCGCTCGGATACGTCAGCCTCTTATTCGTCTTGATTCTACCGTTCGTCATCAAACTGAGCGACAAAGAAGAGACGATTTGGTAAAGCATTACGCGCATGCCTGAAAACGACAGGTGGCGTGTTTTGTCTTATACTCGGGGCAAAGGAGCTGGGATGCATGCAAACTGTATACGATGCAACTGTACAAAATGCAGAGGGAGAGACTGTTTCACTACGTGACTACGCTGGGCGTATCCTCGTGATTGTCAACACGGCGAGTAAATGTGGGCTCGTCAAACAACTTGGCGAACTGCAGGCATTGTACGATCAATATGAGAAACGAGGAGTCACGGTGCTTGGCTTTCCGTGTGATCAATTCAATCAGCAGGAGTTCGCGAGTCAGGAAGAGACGATGCAGTTCTGTCAGCTGAACTATGGTGTGACGTTTCCGATGTTTCAGAAGATTGACGTCAATGGACCGAATGAACATCCGCTTTATACATTCTTAAAACGCGAACGCTCCGGTCTACTGTCGTCAAAGATCAAATGGAACTATACGAAATTTTTAATTGACCGACAAGGACGTGTCGTACAGCGGTTCAGTCCGGTCGATTCCGTCCAGTCGGTTGAGAAAACGTTATCCCTCTATCTATAATCCCTGTAACCGTTCGGTGCGAGTCGTCGGACGGTTACGAATGAATGCGAGAGGTACATATGAAGATCAATTCCGTCTCAATCAGAAAAATGCAACATACTGATTATGAAATCATGTCTCAATGGTTAAGTACAAAAGAAGTGTTAGAGTTCTTTGGAGATGTGAACGCACCATTTACGTTGCAACAAGTGAAAGATAAATACGAACCGAGAGTAAATGGAGAGATCCCTGTCGTTCCCCACATCGTCGAGTTAGATGATAAACCTATTGGTTTCATGCAACGTTATTTGATAGATGACGAACAAAAAGAGTCGTGGGGATATCCCGCGGACTTTATCATATTTGGAATTGACCAGTTTATTGGCTATCCTGAACTTTTTAATAAAGGTGTTGGAACGAAAATGATAAAGTTATTCATTGAAGATATCGCTAGAGATAAGGAAGTCAATCGAATTATTCTAGATCCTGAAATATCAAATTTTAGAGCAATTAGAGCTTACGAAAAATGCGGGTTTCAAAAAGTAAAAAAAATTGATAGCGGTACAAGTTGGTTGATGGAGTATACGATTAATCATCACTAAGATGTTCCTATGGATTTTCATAGAAAAGGCCCTCGAAACGATGGATTGTTTCGAGGGCCTTTTTGCGTATGAGTCATATTCAAGTCATTCAACAATGAGTGAATCAAATGAATACGTAACGATTGCATCACTTCGTTTATGTCCGAGGTCGGTCAGGACCGGTGGACGGGGAGACAAGACATGAAAATCCTGCTCGAATGCGCGGAGCCAGTAATGGACCCAGTCTTTCGCAGAATCGAGCCCCATCAGTTCACGCGCAAACGTCAGTAGTTTCGAGTCGGTCAGCGTCAGGAGCGGAATCGGATTGATCTCGACATCTTCTTTTAGTTCATACAGGTCCGGTGAACGTAGCAGAATTGCATCCGCTTCGAAGGTCAACCGGAAGTAATTGCAACTGTAGTCGCCGACGATGACCATCGTCTCCTCCGTATGTCCGCGAAAATGAAAGATCAATCGGTTTCCATTTGCGACATCAATCGAGAACTGATCAAGTCCGATGTGATAATCCTCGCGAAATTGTAGTTTTTCAAGCGTGATTTCTCGCATGACTTAACCTCCTGTTCGAGTTTGTCGTTCTTCTGTCAAAACGGTTTGGCGTGCTGCTAGGCGGGACGAGCCAATCAATAGAGCGATTCCGAGTAACAATAACGAGATTCCGAACCAAGCTGTGCCACTTAACTGTTCGCCGAGGACGAACACACCGAGCAAAGCGGCCGTCAATGGTTCACCAAGCGAGAGTGTGACGGCAGTCGACGATGGTACGTTCGATAGTCCTTTTGCGAATAACCAGTAAGCTAGTCCGGTCGCGACGACACCGAGATGGAGACTGATTCCAGCCCCTCGTGACGTGACCAACCACGAGAGATCAAATAAGAATAGCAGGGGAGATAGTAGCAGGGCACTTGTCGTAAAGATGACGGCAACGACCGATAGCGGTGCGTGGGTCTTAACGAGATCACGACTAACGAACGTGTACCCGGCAAACGATAGTCCAGCACCAAGTGCAAGAACGATGCCGATTGGATCGATCGCGACCGTCCCTTGATTGTTCAGTAGCAACAGACAACCGGTGATCGATAATCCGGTTGATGCCCACCACAGCAAAGCCGGACGTTTCTTTAAGAAGAGCCACTCGATGCATCTGGAAAAGATCGGTGCGCTACCAATTGCAACAACAGTACCGATGGCGACACCCGTCATCAAAACAGCCGAGAAGAACAAGGGCTGGTAAGCTGCCATGCTGACGGCAGCCAGTAAAATCGTCCGCAGCGGCCAGTCGCGCAATGTCAGCTTTCCTTTTAAGAAGACAAGAAAGAGCAAGAACAGTCCGCCGACGGCAAGACGTACGGCACCAATCGCGATCGGATGTGCATCGTCTGGAGCAAAGGCTTGCGAGGTACCTGTCGTGCCCCAAAAGATTGCAGCGAGTAATATGAGTAACATCGATGATGATTTAGACATGGGTCACCTCGTCATTTTTTTGAATGATATTAGAACGAGAATACCACAGAACAAGTAGTATGGAATACACCAAATAATTGAAAAAATGGTATGTTGTATAGGGTGAAGTCGTATCATTCACGAATGCGAAGAGGAAAAGGATGAGATGTATGAAAGAAATGAACCAAATCGAAGCGATACTTGAAGTCTTAACACAAAAAATCAATCATGGGTCGACCTTCATTCAGCGGCGATACGACACTGGAGTCGCTCAATTCAACCTGAATGATCCAGTGACGGAACAAGCGATTCAGTCGTTTGAAACACAGTTCAACCTAACGTTACCAAGCGAATACAAGACATTTCTTCGTTTACATGACGGAGCGGAATTATTCATGATTCAAGGTCTCGGCATCGAGCTCTATCCGCTTGAAAAAGTCATTGAAATGACGATCCAGGCTAAAGAGGATGACCTGATCCATGAAGACTATGATCACTTTTTAATGATTGGCGAAATGAACGAAGGATTTGTCTTGATTCATACGGAAGATGCGAAGACGGATGAGACACCTTATATGCACTGGATGTTTCATGAGTTGTCGACAGAGGAGACTGACCCAATCGGACAGAACTTCGGCACGTTCCTTGAATATGCAATCATTGCGCAAGGGGATATGTTCTGGGAGTTCAAAGACTTCTCGATTGCAACGAATGATTATTATGTAGAAGACCACAATTCCGAAGAGGAAGTGAGCAAACCACGACCGATTCGCTTCGTCGACTCGGTTCGCGTTGAAATCGAGTACCCGATTGCGAAGCGGGATGCTTATTTCTCGGTTAAGGTTTTTGAAGGAAAGCAAGACAAAGAAAGTCTCGGCGCTAGCTACGACTCGGATTCGCGCTTTGAGAAAGTGGTCCAATCGGTACGGGAATATCTAATGGCGGAGCGTTTCCAATATTCTTCGATTATGGTCTTTCAGACGGAACACCGATTTTGGCAGAACGAAGACGAGACGGATGATCCGTTGATTCGTAACCACAATCCACAACGGCAAGGAATGCGCTTTGATGGATACCGTGCCTTCGTCGAGGAGCCACCACGCCCACTTCCAGGATGGGAATGAATCAGAAATTAAAATAATTTATGCCTCTGGTGAACGACTTCTGTAAAAAATATCTTCAGAACCTCATATAGGTTCCGGTACGAATGATGCTACTAGTAACATGAGACGTACAAGAGTGGTCCCATGGGAAGCTGATTTTTGTCCTTTAGGCAACTAACGGGTGAAAGTCAGCTTTTTATTTATTTTTATTAATGATACTATGCGACGCTGCTCTATCAACTGACATTACTCGTCCCTACGATTGAGCGGAAGCGAATGTGTGCGTTACTGGATTTCGCGAACGATGAGATTATGGCAAGCAGGAGATTTGAAGACTAAGCCTGAAAAAGAAAAACAGAACTTCGTTTATATAGAAATTTAATTTCAAAATTAAATAAATAATATTGAATTAAAATTTCTTAATTGTATAATAAAGGGAGGGATAACAGAAAGGGTGAAGCAGATGTTAGATCAGTTAGCAACGGAACGTCGAAATGAGCGGACAATGCATCTCGATGATATGCCGGTCGAGGATGTCTTGCGCGTGATGAATGCCGAGGATCAGACTGTCGCAACGGTCATTCAGACGCAGATTCCGGTCATAGCAGAAGTCGTCAAACATGTCATTGCGTCGTTTAATGCCGGAGGACGCTTGATTTATATCGGTGCCGGTACGAGTGGGCGACTCGGAATTCTTGATGCAGCAGAATGTGTACCAACGTTCGGGGTCTCACCAGATATGGTCGTCGGATTGATCGCTGGTGGAGAGCGCGCATTAATCAAGGCGGTCGAGGGAGCAGAGGATAGTCGGACGCTTGCCGTCGATGATTTGAAAGCGCTCCAGCTAGAAGCACGTGATACGGTCATCGGCATCGCTGCAAGCGGTCGGACACCATATGTCATCGGAGGTCTTGATTACGCGAAGGAAGTCGGAGCGGTGACAGCAGCAATCTCTTGTAATACGAATGCGATTATCAGTGGGCATGCACGTTATGCGATTGAAGTCGAAACAGGTCCAGAAGTCTTGACGGGGTCCACACGATTAAAAGCGGGAACAGCTCAAAAGCTCGTCTTGAACATGATTTCGACGGCAGCGATGATTGGTGTCGGTAAAGTCTATCAAAACCTGATGGTCGACGTTCAGTCGACGAACGAGAAGCTCGAGATCCGGGCGAAGCGGATGATCAGTGAGGCGACAGGAGTCGATGCCGTAACGGCGGAACGCATCTTCAGCGAAGCGAACGGTCACGTCAAGACGGCGATCGTCATGATTCTCGCAAACATTCCGTACACGGAAGCCGTTGAACGGTTACAGCAAGCAAACGGATTCGTCCGAGACGCACTCTAAGGGGGAAACACGATGAAGAAGGAAGAAGTGTTGGCACAGGCGATACTCGAGCACGTCGGTGGAAAAGATAATCTCCGGCAGCTTGCGCACTGCATGACGCGGGTTCGCTTATCGTTAAAAGATCCGACGCAAGCAAATATCGACGCTTTAAAACGGATTGATGGGGTCATGGGGGTCATTGATGACGAGACATTACAGATCGTCGTTGGACCGGGAACGGTCAATCGGGTAGCCGATCACTTAAGTCGTGAGACGGGACTCGCAATCGGGGAAGAGTCCGTCGATCCGAATTTGACACCAGAAGAACGAGCAGCTGTCGAGCGGCAAAAGGTGAAGGCGAAACAGCAGTCACCGTTCAAGCGCTTCTTACGCCGAATCGGGAACATCTTCATCCCGCTTATTCCGGGTCTTGTCGCTTCCGGTATCATCAACGGGGGGGCGAACTTCGCGAAGAATGCGGGTGTCGATGAAACGCAGACATGGATGCAGATTTTACTACTGATCGGTGGGACGGTCTTTTTATATCTCGCGATCCTTGTCGGTTGGAACACAGCGAAAGAGTTCGGTGGGACACCGGTACTCGGCGCAATCGCAGGCGGAATTTTATTCAATCCGGTGCTTGCGGACATCACGATTTACGGGGAACCGCTCGTTGCGGGCAGGGGCGGTTTGTTCGGTGTCATCTTCGCGGCCTGGTTGATGACATATCTTGAGAAACATATCCGTCGCTTCATGCTAGCATCGATTGATATCATCTTTACGCCACTGTTGACAGTGTTAATCGTTGGGTTTGCTTCGCTGTATGCAATCATGCCGGTCGCTGGACTTCTGTCGGACGGGATCATGAAAGCAATCAATGCCGTACTTGAGGTTGGTGGACCACTTGCAGGTGCAGTACTTGCCGGCTTCTTCCTACCACTCGTCATGGTCGGTCTCCATCACGGACTAACGCCGATCCACCTTGAGTTCTTGAACACGATTGGCAACACGCCACTCTTACCGATTCTTGCGATGGCAGGAGCGGGTCAAGTCGGGGCGGCAATGGCGATCTTCGTCAAAACGCGTAACCCGCGTCTGCGTAACATCATCAAGGGTGCGATTCCAGTTGGTTTCCTTGGAATCGGTGAACCGCTGTTATACGGGGTCACGTTACCGCTCGGTCGTCCGTTCGTAACGGCATGTCTCGGGGCTGCGGTCGGCGGTGCCTTCCAAGCGACAATGAAGACGACAGCGCTTGGTGTCGGCGTATCCGGTTTATCATTAACACCGTTGATCGATAACGGGATGTACTTGACGTATATCGGGGGTCTCGTCATTTCGTACGCGGCAGGTTTCCTGTTCACGTACTGGTTCGGTTTCAAAGAAGAGATGGCAGACGGTATTTAAGGTATTGAAAAGCAGTTGAATCCTTCTAAAAAAGAAGGAATCAGCTGCTTTTTCCCTAAGTAGAGAAAGGAAGGAGTGAGTCGATGAAAGGATTATCAATTTATTTAAATGAACCGATGACGGATGAGACGGTTGAGTGGTTGCAGTGGATGCGCGATGTCGGGTTTTCGTCGCTCTTTACATCACTACATATTCCGGAGGATGATTCCTCGCTGTACATCGAACGGTTGCAAGCGCTCGGTCGCGTAGCAAAGACACTCGGGTATGAACTTGTCGCGGACATCGCACCGGCGTCACTTGCGACGCTCGGAAAGACGTGGGAGACAGCAGCAACGCTAACGGAGTGGGGCGTCACGGGACTGCGCCTTGATTACGGCATCAGTCCACAGCAAATCGCGACGTTATCGAACCAGATGATGGTCGCGCTCAACGCCAGTACGTTAACGGCAGACGAATTAGCTGAGATGAAAGCACACGGGCTTCAAATCGAACGTACGGAAGCGTGGCATAACTTTTATCCAAGACCAGAGACAGGGCTCGATCGGACGTGGTTTGACGGAAAAAATGCCTGGTTGCGCGCACAAGGACTACGCGTCCAAGCATTCATACCAGGCGACGGAACACTTCGCGGACCGTTGTTCGAGACGTTACCGACACTTGAAGACCACAGAAAAGCGGCACCGTTCGCTAGTTACATGGACTTACAGCCGACCGTCGACCGAATTCTTGTTGGGGATCCCCGATTAACGGACGCGACGATTCGGCAATTCGAAGCAGAGCAAGACGGAGTTATCTTACTGCGGGCACTCGCGAACGGACAACAGGCACGACGCTACACGGAAACGAATCGGTTTGATCCAGCGCGTGATGTCATACGGTCCGTTGAATCTCGGATGAGTCCGTCGAAAATGGACCTGACACCACACGATACGTCTGCTCGTCCGCTTGGAACAATCACGATTGATAATGAACGCTACGGGCGATACGCCGGTGAGGTGCAAATCACGAAGTGTGATCTTTCGACAGATGAACGGATCAATGTCCTTGGACGAGTGATTGAAGAAGATCGCCCATTAGTAACACAGATTGGTCCAGGACAGAAGTTCCGGATTAACTGGGTGACGCCATGAAGCAGATCGTTGCTGAGCGCTTCGCCTAACTATATCGAGGAGAGCTGTTCACGGTCATCACGATTTTACCGCTTAGCTGGTTCAGAAATCGTCTTTTTCCACAGCTTCAGCTATTTGAATTAAGCGCATTTTGGATGTCGTTGTTCCTATTCGAACTATTACTGATTCAGGGGGCATCGTATTGGTATAGCAAGTGGAGTCGTCTGAAGAAAGAAGGAACATTATTCAACTCATGTACGATAACCGGCCGGATATGCAATACTTAATACGGAATAAACGGTTGAAACGATCGGAATTAAGTAAAGATATACAACGACTGCGTAAAGTTGTCGAGGTAGGGGTTCATAGAATATAGGAGGGGTTATATGCTCGATATGCTCATTCGTGGCTATCGTAAATTGCGGAAGTTAAGAGGACGATAAGAAGGAGGATGTTATCGATGAAATGGATCAATCGACCAACTCGAATCAAAGCAGAATCGCCATTATGCTTCATGACGGATCCAGACACAGATTTTTGGCGTAATACGCATTATCAGTTCAATCGACTGACGGGGCATGCGTTGCTACAGGATGCTCCAAGTGGAGAATTTAAAAGCCGAATTGAAGTGAAATTAAAACCGAATGCTACATATGATCAAGCAGGGATTTTACTCTATGTGAACGACGATCACTGGCTGAAAGTGTCGGCTGAATTCATTCCGGATGGTCCGTCACATATCGGTGCCGTCGTGACGAGCTTCGGTTATTCGGACTGGTCGTGTCGGGACGTCGACAATACGCTGTTTGACGCAACGCTGATCTTTGAACTTCATTATCTCAATCAAGATGTGACGTTGTATCACGTGACGGGAGAGCACAAAGAGCAACTCCGCATCGCACACTTGCATGACGTGATGGATTTGAAGATTGGACCGTACGGCTGTAGTCCGGATGTAGAAGCAGCAGGATGTGAAGTGGAAGTACTAAACTTTTCGTTAGAAAAAATCAATGATTAATACAACCATAAAAATGATTAATACACCATAAAAAAGTGAAGCGATGGTATACATCGTCCCACTTTTTTTAATAGATAAATTGTTAATAAGAAAGTGTATTAAAACTTAGCCGCTTTTTCTGGCATTTGACCCGTATAAGACGATTGTGGTCTGAAAATCCGGTTGTCTTGCGCTTGTTCGAGAATGTGTGCCGTCCAACCGATGATACGGCTAGAAGTAAAGGTCGGTGTGAACAGTTCTTTTGGAATATCGAGTCCTTTTAAGACGGCTGCCGCGAAGAACTCAACGTTCGTATACAACTTTCTACCTGGTTTGTATTCTTCGAGTAAATCTATCGCCGTTTGCTCCATTTGTGTAATCAGGTTGAACCAATCACTCTCTTGTGCAAGGTCTTTCGAGACGACTTTTAAGGCTTCTGAACGGGGATCACGTGTCTTATAGACGCGGTGACCAAAGCCCATCAGTTTTTCGCCTTTCTCTAACTTGTTTCGAATCCACGGCTCGATGTTATCGATCGTTCCGATTTCATCAATCATTTCAATGACTTCTGACGGAGCTCCACCGTGAAGTGGACCTTTCATCGAACCAATCGCAGCACAGACACCAGAAATCATTTCCGATTCCGTCGAGACGACGACACGGG contains:
- a CDS encoding DUF871 domain-containing protein — translated: MKGLSIYLNEPMTDETVEWLQWMRDVGFSSLFTSLHIPEDDSSLYIERLQALGRVAKTLGYELVADIAPASLATLGKTWETAATLTEWGVTGLRLDYGISPQQIATLSNQMMVALNASTLTADELAEMKAHGLQIERTEAWHNFYPRPETGLDRTWFDGKNAWLRAQGLRVQAFIPGDGTLRGPLFETLPTLEDHRKAAPFASYMDLQPTVDRILVGDPRLTDATIRQFEAEQDGVILLRALANGQQARRYTETNRFDPARDVIRSVESRMSPSKMDLTPHDTSARPLGTITIDNERYGRYAGEVQITKCDLSTDERINVLGRVIEEDRPLVTQIGPGQKFRINWVTP
- a CDS encoding EamA family transporter, which encodes MSKSSSMLLILLAAIFWGTTGTSQAFAPDDAHPIAIGAVRLAVGGLFLLFLVFLKGKLTLRDWPLRTILLAAVSMAAYQPLFFSAVLMTGVAIGTVVAIGSAPIFSRCIEWLFLKKRPALLWWASTGLSITGCLLLLNNQGTVAIDPIGIVLALGAGLSFAGYTFVSRDLVKTHAPLSVVAVIFTTSALLLSPLLFLFDLSWLVTSRGAGISLHLGVVATGLAYWLFAKGLSNVPSSTAVTLSLGEPLTAALLGVFVLGEQLSGTAWFGISLLLLGIALLIGSSRLAARQTVLTEERQTRTGG
- a CDS encoding GNAT family N-acetyltransferase, whose protein sequence is MSYTFSPLTQRQAEQIAYEWQYDGPFAFYDMPNDEDDLAEFLNPEERTEHYFAVLNKEELIGYYVFEPNAEVVDVGLGMRPDLTGQGNGMAFLDAGLAFVMDHYAPKQIELAVATFNERAIRLYTKSGFEPVERFQQATNGGSYEFMKMRLQPIYTTKPFPGSLSR
- the murQ gene encoding N-acetylmuramic acid 6-phosphate etherase is translated as MKQMLDQLATERRNERTMHLDDMPVEDVLRVMNAEDQTVATVIQTQIPVIAEVVKHVIASFNAGGRLIYIGAGTSGRLGILDAAECVPTFGVSPDMVVGLIAGGERALIKAVEGAEDSRTLAVDDLKALQLEARDTVIGIAASGRTPYVIGGLDYAKEVGAVTAAISCNTNAIISGHARYAIEVETGPEVLTGSTRLKAGTAQKLVLNMISTAAMIGVGKVYQNLMVDVQSTNEKLEIRAKRMISEATGVDAVTAERIFSEANGHVKTAIVMILANIPYTEAVERLQQANGFVRDAL
- a CDS encoding DUF1349 domain-containing protein codes for the protein MKWINRPTRIKAESPLCFMTDPDTDFWRNTHYQFNRLTGHALLQDAPSGEFKSRIEVKLKPNATYDQAGILLYVNDDHWLKVSAEFIPDGPSHIGAVVTSFGYSDWSCRDVDNTLFDATLIFELHYLNQDVTLYHVTGEHKEQLRIAHLHDVMDLKIGPYGCSPDVEAAGCEVEVLNFSLEKIND
- a CDS encoding SMI1/KNR4 family protein, whose amino-acid sequence is MKEMNQIEAILEVLTQKINHGSTFIQRRYDTGVAQFNLNDPVTEQAIQSFETQFNLTLPSEYKTFLRLHDGAELFMIQGLGIELYPLEKVIEMTIQAKEDDLIHEDYDHFLMIGEMNEGFVLIHTEDAKTDETPYMHWMFHELSTEETDPIGQNFGTFLEYAIIAQGDMFWEFKDFSIATNDYYVEDHNSEEEVSKPRPIRFVDSVRVEIEYPIAKRDAYFSVKVFEGKQDKESLGASYDSDSRFEKVVQSVREYLMAERFQYSSIMVFQTEHRFWQNEDETDDPLIRNHNPQRQGMRFDGYRAFVEEPPRPLPGWE
- a CDS encoding GNAT family N-acetyltransferase; the encoded protein is MQHTDYEIMSQWLSTKEVLEFFGDVNAPFTLQQVKDKYEPRVNGEIPVVPHIVELDDKPIGFMQRYLIDDEQKESWGYPADFIIFGIDQFIGYPELFNKGVGTKMIKLFIEDIARDKEVNRIILDPEISNFRAIRAYEKCGFQKVKKIDSGTSWLMEYTINHH
- a CDS encoding glutathione peroxidase encodes the protein MQTVYDATVQNAEGETVSLRDYAGRILVIVNTASKCGLVKQLGELQALYDQYEKRGVTVLGFPCDQFNQQEFASQEETMQFCQLNYGVTFPMFQKIDVNGPNEHPLYTFLKRERSGLLSSKIKWNYTKFLIDRQGRVVQRFSPVDSVQSVEKTLSLYL
- a CDS encoding PTS transporter subunit EIIC; translation: MKKEEVLAQAILEHVGGKDNLRQLAHCMTRVRLSLKDPTQANIDALKRIDGVMGVIDDETLQIVVGPGTVNRVADHLSRETGLAIGEESVDPNLTPEERAAVERQKVKAKQQSPFKRFLRRIGNIFIPLIPGLVASGIINGGANFAKNAGVDETQTWMQILLLIGGTVFLYLAILVGWNTAKEFGGTPVLGAIAGGILFNPVLADITIYGEPLVAGRGGLFGVIFAAWLMTYLEKHIRRFMLASIDIIFTPLLTVLIVGFASLYAIMPVAGLLSDGIMKAINAVLEVGGPLAGAVLAGFFLPLVMVGLHHGLTPIHLEFLNTIGNTPLLPILAMAGAGQVGAAMAIFVKTRNPRLRNIIKGAIPVGFLGIGEPLLYGVTLPLGRPFVTACLGAAVGGAFQATMKTTALGVGVSGLSLTPLIDNGMYLTYIGGLVISYAAGFLFTYWFGFKEEMADGI